One Cylindrospermum stagnale PCC 7417 DNA segment encodes these proteins:
- a CDS encoding hybrid non-ribosomal peptide synthetase/type I polyketide synthase, which yields MEAIAIIGIGCRFPGANHPEAFWHLLRNGVDAITEVPSERWDIDTLYDPKPVTPGKMNTRFGSFLEQVDLFAPRFFRISPREAERMDPQQRLILEVAWEALENAGLAPDKLAQSQTGVFMGISSYDYGVLQVKDLESINAYSGTGNAFSIAANRLSYLLDLHGPSVTIDTACSSSLVSLHYACQSLQIGESELCLVGGVNLILSPSLNIVFSQAGMMSADGRCKTFDANADGYVRGEGCGVLVLKRLWEAQRDQDNILAIIKGSAVNQDGLTNGLTAPNGLSQQRVIRQALKNAGVTPAQISYVETHGTGTPLGDPIEIRALKAVLMEGRSLEQPCYIGSVKTNIGHLEAAAGIAGLIKAVLSLQHKEITPHLHLQQLNPYISFEGTPFSIPTKRQPWIAGTEKRLAGVSSFGFGGTNCHVILEEAPAVTFSPNDLERKMHLLTLSTKSEDALQELAQSYVDFVRFHPKASLADICFTANVGRSHFNHRLAIVTESTTQLIEQLTAFTTGKQASGVINRTVEIANRPKIVFLFTGQGSQYHAMGRKLYETQPTFRKILQQCDQLLKPYLDQSLLEILYGTTETAHLLNETAYTQPALFALEYALAELWRSWGIVPDAVIGHSVGEYVAACVAGVFSLEDGLMLVAERGRLMQSLPHNGEMAVVFAEQEKVVNILTQYEKEPSGVSREISISISAVNGPNNIVISGLKEYVQSAVEQFQSQGITVKPLQVSHAFHSPLMEPILDKFESKAATVNFQAPQIALISNLTGEIFKSGEIPDASYWRRHLREPVQFAAGMNALAEQGNKVFLEIGPRPTLSGMGKRCLPKVKSIWLPSLQYGQDDWQVLLNSLGILDTQGVEVNWVGYDRDYQQHKISLPTYPFQRKRYWFESDEERNINFMDLKNSDTQLVKPQLNTVQKSIYKDKIISKLCTLVAGLLQTDSSEINVYMPFLEMGADSIVLIEAVRTIENTFGIKVTIRQMFEELKNIDSLASYIDKNQPKVAIKEKSTEPEIIAQNQPNQTIQENALEPEIAIGTLPQLSQPAPPTVAEKSTSVLESRLVNKTSVVETGLERIMAQQLQLTSQVISQQLQLLQNNRVVSSTNESQVRFITTPKPASPANNAVKGTGTQEPLNLERITAKGAEGLNSKQQQHLKALVARYTKRTQGSKRAKQSYHHVLADSRASAGFRPSIKEMVYPIVCDRSQGSKFWDVDGNEYVDITMGFGVHLFGHNPPFVIEALQEQIKLGTQLGPQSSLAGEVAKLLCELTGLERVTFCQSGTEAVMTSLRLARTATGRTKIVLFSGSYHGHFDGVLARAQASDDKQVSVPMAPGISPHIVEDVVVLDYGDPSALEYIEAHAHELAAVLVEPVQSRRPDLQPKEFLQHLRQVTAKAGTALIFDEIITGFRIHPGGAQAHFGVKADLATYGKISGGGLPFAAVAGKATLMNGIDGGQWNYGDDSYPDAERTFFAGTFNKYSLALATARAVLKHLKNQGASLQEQLNQRTAQLTKTLNAFFEQERVPIQVVYFGSLFRFSFKKNLDLFFYHLIEKGIYVWEGRTCFLSTAHTDADIQYVIQAVKESIVEMQAGGFLPKRSPNLNGSASNSPNSFLTKSSTPEAAIFPQTTTMAAGGIVEPVNVPQTFTSLTTVPDSDEVVSDAAITVSLTEAQKQLWVLAQISEEASSAHNVSINLQLRGSLNLTVLHQAVQKVVERHEGLRTTIDSQGDFQQILPFLKVDIPCINFSNVDSCERESKVADWFKQESLKPFDLTQAPLFRCYVLKLEEQLHLLVMTAHHIVVDGWSINVILQELGALYSQQCQGEVDQLKPPMQFREYINWQEQQSQTEGMAAHESYWLEKFTSSTPVLNLPTDRPRPPIKTYRGSRQTLRLNASLYREVKQFSTKKGCTPFMTLLSVYTAFLHRLTNQEDIVVSTASSGRSSAGSEKLVGYCSHLLPIRSCVAENVTFTEYLGKMKGVLLEAYEHQDYPFAWLLKQLKLGREASHSPLIATIFNLERPVAVPKMFGMETEIFAPPISFTGFDISFNVIEIGDELILNCEYNTDLFDAVTISRILGHFQTLIEGIISHPEQRLFELPLLSESEQHQLLVEWNNTQTDYPQDKCIHQLFEVQTERTPEAVAVIFEDQQLNYRELNARANQLAHHLQALKVGPEVLVGICVERSIEMVVGLLGILKAGGAYVPLDPSYPLERLSYMLADSGVEVLLTHSKLLSSLPSHTARVVCLDSDRSAIEQHQKKNLDVGVGADNLAYVIYTSGSTGLPKGVQICHHSVVNFLNSMSHFPGLTQEDTFNAVTTISFDIAALELYLPLMVGAKVIVVPREIATDADLLLSKLFESKTTAMQATPATWQMLLAGGWSSNYPLKVFCGGEALSAQLAHQILETGSELWNLYGPTEATIWSAIYQVGANKTVARNENAPYAIGRPISNTQIYILDSHLQPVSIGVPGELYIGGDGLARGYLNRPELTQEKFIANPFSQKEGARLYKTGDLARYLDDGNIEYLGRIDNQVKIRGFRIELGEIEAVLTKHPQVQEAVVIAREDTPGDKRLVAYVVSNPEQVPITSELRGFLKGKLPDYMVPSVFVMQSVLPLTPNGKLDRKVLPTPDLSTSNLEEDFVAPSTPTEQILAKIWMEILGRQQVGIYDNFFDIGGQSLLLIQVGNKVREIFSSHILVTDLFKYPTISSLAKYLSQENNVEQTALAPINELAKKQKEAIKRQKQLIKQKRKANV from the coding sequence ATGGAAGCTATAGCGATTATAGGCATTGGCTGTCGTTTTCCGGGTGCTAACCACCCAGAAGCCTTCTGGCATCTACTAAGAAACGGTGTGGACGCCATTACTGAGGTGCCATCAGAGCGATGGGATATTGATACCTTATACGATCCAAAACCGGTTACACCGGGAAAAATGAATACCCGCTTTGGCAGTTTTCTAGAGCAGGTAGATCTGTTTGCTCCTAGATTCTTTAGGATTTCCCCCCGTGAGGCAGAGCGAATGGATCCGCAGCAAAGGCTAATTTTAGAGGTAGCCTGGGAAGCTTTAGAAAATGCTGGACTAGCACCAGACAAACTAGCTCAGAGCCAGACGGGGGTTTTCATGGGCATCAGCAGCTATGACTATGGCGTTTTGCAAGTCAAGGATTTAGAAAGTATAAATGCTTATAGTGGCACGGGAAACGCTTTTAGTATTGCTGCCAATCGTCTGTCGTACTTGCTGGATCTGCATGGACCAAGTGTGACAATAGATACTGCTTGCTCTTCTTCATTGGTTTCACTACATTACGCTTGTCAGAGTTTGCAGATTGGAGAGTCTGAGCTTTGCTTGGTTGGAGGTGTGAACCTGATTTTATCTCCAAGTCTAAATATTGTTTTCTCGCAGGCAGGTATGATGTCAGCAGATGGGCGTTGTAAAACTTTTGACGCTAATGCTGATGGTTATGTCAGAGGCGAAGGCTGTGGTGTACTTGTCCTCAAACGTCTTTGGGAAGCTCAAAGAGATCAAGACAATATTCTGGCAATTATCAAAGGTTCAGCAGTTAACCAAGATGGTCTTACCAATGGACTTACAGCTCCTAATGGTCTTTCTCAACAAAGAGTTATCCGTCAAGCCTTAAAAAATGCTGGAGTAACACCAGCGCAGATTAGTTATGTTGAAACCCACGGCACTGGTACCCCTTTGGGAGATCCCATTGAGATTAGAGCTCTAAAAGCTGTGCTAATGGAGGGTCGTTCTTTAGAGCAGCCTTGTTATATTGGTTCAGTTAAAACTAATATTGGTCATTTAGAAGCTGCTGCGGGAATTGCTGGACTGATCAAGGCGGTACTTTCACTACAACATAAAGAGATTACACCGCACTTGCACTTGCAGCAACTGAATCCATATATTTCTTTTGAAGGAACTCCGTTTTCGATTCCAACTAAACGCCAACCTTGGATTGCTGGTACAGAAAAACGTTTAGCAGGGGTAAGCTCCTTTGGCTTTGGTGGTACCAATTGCCATGTGATTCTTGAAGAAGCGCCTGCTGTGACTTTCTCCCCTAACGATCTTGAACGCAAAATGCACCTGTTGACACTTTCGACAAAAAGTGAGGACGCGCTACAGGAATTGGCACAGAGTTATGTAGATTTTGTCAGGTTTCATCCTAAAGCATCACTGGCAGACATTTGCTTCACTGCTAATGTCGGGCGATCGCACTTCAACCACCGCTTGGCAATTGTCACTGAATCTACTACACAGTTGATCGAGCAACTAACTGCTTTTACTACTGGCAAACAAGCATCTGGAGTTATTAATAGAACTGTAGAGATTGCGAATCGCCCTAAGATAGTATTTCTCTTCACAGGGCAAGGCTCTCAGTATCATGCGATGGGACGCAAGCTCTATGAAACTCAACCCACTTTCAGGAAAATATTGCAGCAATGCGATCAACTCCTGAAACCCTATTTAGACCAGTCATTGCTTGAAATACTGTACGGTACGACTGAGACAGCTCATTTGTTAAATGAAACTGCCTATACCCAACCAGCTCTGTTTGCTCTAGAATATGCTCTTGCTGAATTGTGGCGTTCTTGGGGAATTGTACCAGATGCTGTCATAGGTCACAGTGTAGGTGAGTATGTTGCTGCATGTGTAGCTGGGGTATTCAGTCTGGAAGATGGACTTATGCTCGTTGCAGAACGCGGTCGGTTAATGCAGTCTTTGCCACATAATGGTGAAATGGCTGTGGTCTTTGCCGAACAAGAGAAAGTAGTTAACATTCTTACTCAGTATGAAAAAGAGCCGTCAGGAGTATCAAGGGAAATTAGTATATCCATTTCTGCTGTTAACGGACCAAACAACATCGTTATTTCGGGTTTAAAAGAATACGTGCAGTCGGCTGTTGAGCAGTTTCAGTCCCAAGGGATTACCGTAAAGCCTTTGCAAGTTTCTCATGCTTTCCACTCACCACTGATGGAGCCGATTCTTGATAAATTTGAGTCTAAAGCAGCAACAGTAAACTTTCAAGCCCCACAAATTGCTTTAATTTCTAACCTGACAGGTGAAATTTTTAAGTCAGGAGAAATCCCAGATGCAAGTTATTGGCGTCGCCACCTGAGAGAACCAGTGCAATTTGCGGCGGGAATGAACGCCCTAGCAGAACAAGGTAATAAAGTATTTCTCGAAATTGGTCCTCGCCCTACTTTATCAGGTATGGGTAAACGATGCTTACCGAAGGTAAAAAGTATTTGGCTACCTTCATTACAGTATGGGCAAGATGATTGGCAGGTTTTATTGAACAGCTTGGGGATATTAGACACTCAAGGAGTAGAAGTCAATTGGGTGGGATATGACCGCGACTACCAACAACATAAAATTTCTTTGCCCACTTATCCTTTTCAGCGTAAACGTTATTGGTTTGAGTCGGACGAAGAGAGAAACATCAATTTTATGGATTTGAAAAACTCAGATACACAACTAGTGAAACCACAGCTTAATACTGTGCAAAAAAGCATATATAAAGATAAAATAATATCAAAATTATGTACTCTTGTAGCTGGTTTACTCCAAACAGACTCGTCAGAAATTAATGTCTATATGCCTTTTTTAGAAATGGGTGCAGATTCAATAGTTCTGATTGAAGCTGTTAGAACTATTGAAAATACCTTTGGAATCAAGGTGACTATTCGCCAGATGTTTGAAGAGTTAAAAAATATTGACAGTCTTGCAAGTTATATAGATAAAAATCAGCCCAAAGTTGCGATCAAGGAAAAATCAACAGAGCCTGAAATTATCGCTCAAAATCAGCCCAACCAAACTATTCAGGAAAATGCCCTAGAACCTGAAATTGCAATTGGCACATTACCTCAACTCTCACAACCAGCTCCTCCGACTGTAGCTGAGAAGTCTACATCTGTGCTTGAGAGCAGGTTAGTAAATAAAACATCAGTAGTTGAAACAGGACTTGAGCGAATTATGGCTCAACAACTACAACTTACGTCTCAAGTCATATCTCAACAATTGCAGTTATTACAAAACAATCGTGTTGTATCATCAACAAATGAGTCACAAGTAAGATTCATCACAACCCCAAAGCCAGCAAGTCCAGCAAACAATGCGGTTAAAGGAACAGGAACTCAAGAACCTTTAAATTTGGAAAGAATCACAGCGAAAGGAGCGGAAGGGCTAAATTCTAAACAACAGCAACATCTAAAAGCATTGGTTGCACGTTATACCAAGCGCACACAAGGGTCAAAACGAGCAAAGCAATCTTATCACCATGTTCTAGCTGACAGCAGAGCTTCGGCTGGATTTCGTCCTTCCATCAAGGAAATGGTTTACCCTATTGTTTGCGATCGCTCTCAAGGCTCTAAGTTTTGGGACGTGGATGGTAACGAGTATGTAGACATCACAATGGGGTTTGGTGTGCATCTGTTTGGTCACAATCCGCCCTTTGTCATAGAAGCTTTACAGGAGCAGATAAAACTTGGTACACAATTAGGTCCCCAATCCAGTCTAGCGGGCGAAGTGGCAAAGTTGTTGTGCGAACTGACTGGTCTAGAACGCGTCACCTTTTGTCAGTCAGGTACAGAAGCCGTAATGACATCACTGCGTTTAGCACGAACGGCAACAGGACGCACGAAGATTGTCCTATTTTCAGGTTCTTATCATGGGCATTTTGATGGGGTTTTAGCTAGAGCACAAGCATCAGATGACAAGCAGGTTTCTGTCCCGATGGCTCCTGGTATATCGCCACACATAGTTGAAGATGTTGTGGTACTCGATTATGGCGATCCTAGTGCATTAGAGTATATTGAAGCTCATGCTCATGAATTAGCTGCGGTTTTAGTTGAACCCGTACAGAGTCGGCGACCCGATTTACAACCCAAAGAGTTCTTGCAGCACTTGAGGCAAGTCACCGCAAAAGCAGGTACAGCCTTGATTTTCGATGAAATCATCACTGGCTTTCGCATTCATCCAGGCGGCGCACAGGCACACTTTGGTGTGAAAGCAGACTTGGCAACTTACGGTAAAATTTCTGGTGGAGGTCTGCCGTTTGCAGCAGTAGCTGGTAAGGCTACTTTGATGAATGGCATTGATGGTGGGCAATGGAACTATGGTGATGATTCGTATCCTGATGCAGAAAGGACATTTTTTGCAGGTACTTTTAACAAATATTCTCTGGCTTTGGCGACCGCAAGAGCGGTACTTAAGCATCTTAAAAACCAGGGAGCAAGTCTTCAAGAGCAATTAAATCAACGCACAGCACAGTTAACAAAGACACTCAATGCCTTCTTTGAACAAGAGCGTGTGCCTATTCAAGTGGTTTATTTTGGCTCGCTGTTCCGCTTTAGCTTTAAGAAGAACTTAGATTTGTTTTTCTACCACTTAATTGAGAAAGGTATCTACGTTTGGGAAGGGCGCACCTGTTTTCTGTCCACAGCGCATACAGATGCTGATATTCAGTATGTGATTCAGGCTGTGAAAGAGAGCATAGTCGAGATGCAAGCAGGAGGTTTTTTACCTAAACGCTCACCCAACTTGAATGGATCTGCAAGCAATTCGCCGAATTCATTCTTAACTAAGAGTTCTACTCCTGAAGCTGCTATTTTTCCACAAACGACTACAATGGCTGCTGGGGGTATCGTAGAACCTGTAAATGTTCCTCAAACATTCACATCATTAACAACAGTCCCTGATTCTGATGAAGTAGTATCTGATGCTGCAATTACAGTCTCCTTAACAGAAGCACAAAAACAACTCTGGGTTTTAGCGCAAATTTCAGAAGAAGCATCGAGTGCTCATAACGTCTCTATAAATCTGCAATTACGTGGTTCGTTGAATTTAACAGTACTACATCAAGCAGTACAGAAAGTTGTAGAGCGTCACGAGGGTTTGCGAACGACTATCGATAGCCAAGGGGATTTTCAGCAGATATTGCCATTCTTGAAAGTTGATATTCCTTGCATTAACTTCTCAAATGTTGATAGTTGTGAGCGTGAGTCTAAAGTCGCTGATTGGTTTAAACAAGAAAGCCTAAAACCTTTTGACCTAACTCAAGCACCTCTGTTCCGTTGTTATGTTCTTAAATTAGAAGAACAGCTACATCTACTAGTTATGACAGCTCATCACATTGTCGTCGATGGCTGGTCAATAAACGTTATTCTGCAAGAATTAGGTGCATTGTATTCACAACAGTGTCAAGGTGAAGTTGATCAACTCAAGCCACCGATGCAATTTAGAGAATACATTAATTGGCAGGAGCAGCAAAGTCAAACTGAGGGAATGGCAGCCCATGAATCCTACTGGTTGGAAAAATTTACTAGTTCGACTCCTGTTTTAAACCTGCCAACAGATCGTCCTCGTCCTCCAATAAAAACCTATAGAGGTAGTAGGCAAACGCTGCGGCTGAATGCAAGTCTTTATCGTGAAGTGAAACAGTTCAGCACCAAAAAGGGTTGCACCCCGTTTATGACTCTCCTTTCTGTATATACAGCTTTTCTTCACCGATTGACAAACCAAGAGGATATTGTAGTAAGTACCGCTTCTTCTGGGCGCTCTTCCGCGGGTAGTGAAAAGCTTGTTGGGTACTGTTCTCACCTACTGCCCATCAGAAGTTGTGTTGCTGAAAATGTGACATTTACCGAATATCTTGGCAAAATGAAAGGAGTCTTGTTAGAAGCTTACGAACATCAAGATTATCCTTTCGCTTGGTTGCTTAAACAGCTAAAATTAGGTCGGGAAGCAAGCCACTCCCCTTTAATTGCAACCATATTTAACTTGGAGCGACCTGTAGCTGTGCCAAAAATGTTTGGAATGGAAACAGAGATTTTCGCTCCACCTATCAGTTTTACTGGATTCGATATCAGCTTTAATGTTATTGAGATTGGCGATGAGCTGATATTGAATTGTGAGTACAACACAGACTTATTTGACGCTGTGACAATTAGCCGGATACTAGGGCATTTCCAGACCTTGATAGAAGGGATTATCTCTCATCCCGAACAACGCCTTTTTGAATTGCCTCTGCTGAGTGAATCTGAGCAACATCAGTTACTTGTGGAGTGGAACAACACTCAAACAGATTATCCCCAGGATAAGTGTATTCATCAGTTGTTTGAAGTCCAAACGGAACGAACTCCAGAGGCAGTAGCCGTGATTTTTGAAGACCAGCAATTGAACTACCGGGAGTTGAACGCGCGGGCCAATCAGCTAGCGCACCACCTACAAGCGCTGAAGGTAGGACCAGAAGTGCTCGTGGGGATTTGTGTAGAACGTTCGATTGAGATGGTGGTGGGATTATTAGGCATTCTCAAGGCGGGTGGTGCTTATGTACCCCTTGATCCCAGCTATCCCCTTGAACGGTTGAGTTATATGTTAGCGGATTCGGGTGTGGAGGTGTTGCTTACTCACTCTAAGTTGTTGTCATCTTTGCCATCACATACTGCACGGGTGGTTTGTTTAGATAGTGATCGTTCCGCAATTGAGCAACACCAGAAGAAAAATCTTGATGTTGGTGTAGGTGCGGATAATTTGGCTTATGTCATCTACACTTCTGGTTCTACAGGACTACCGAAGGGAGTTCAAATATGCCACCACAGTGTGGTCAACTTCTTAAATTCTATGAGTCATTTTCCGGGATTAACTCAGGAAGATACTTTCAATGCAGTTACCACCATTTCCTTTGATATTGCAGCCCTTGAACTTTATCTGCCATTAATGGTAGGAGCAAAAGTTATTGTGGTTCCCCGTGAAATAGCTACTGATGCGGATTTACTGTTGTCTAAATTATTCGAGTCGAAGACAACCGCTATGCAAGCCACACCAGCTACTTGGCAAATGCTATTAGCTGGTGGTTGGTCTTCTAATTATCCCTTGAAAGTATTTTGCGGTGGTGAAGCATTATCTGCTCAACTAGCCCATCAAATTCTAGAAACTGGTAGCGAATTATGGAATTTGTATGGTCCAACAGAAGCCACTATCTGGTCTGCAATTTACCAAGTAGGAGCAAACAAAACAGTAGCAAGAAACGAAAATGCCCCTTATGCCATTGGTCGTCCTATAAGTAACACCCAAATATACATTTTAGACTCACACCTCCAACCAGTATCCATAGGCGTACCCGGAGAACTCTACATTGGTGGTGATGGTTTAGCGAGAGGCTACCTCAACCGTCCAGAACTCACCCAAGAAAAATTCATCGCCAACCCCTTTAGCCAGAAAGAAGGGGCACGACTTTACAAAACTGGAGATTTAGCTCGCTATTTAGATGATGGTAACATCGAGTATCTTGGTCGAATTGATAACCAAGTGAAGATTCGCGGCTTCCGTATAGAGTTGGGAGAAATTGAAGCAGTGTTGACCAAACATCCTCAAGTGCAGGAGGCGGTGGTTATTGCCCGCGAAGACACTCCCGGTGACAAACGTCTAGTGGCATATGTCGTCTCCAACCCGGAGCAAGTCCCTATCACTAGTGAACTGCGCGGCTTCCTCAAGGGAAAACTGCCCGACTACATGGTGCCGTCAGTTTTTGTCATGCAGTCGGTTTTACCTCTAACACCTAATGGTAAATTAGACCGTAAGGTTTTACCTACACCAGATTTATCTACAAGTAATTTGGAAGAAGACTTTGTTGCACCTAGTACTCCTACAGAGCAGATATTAGCAAAGATTTGGATGGAAATTTTGGGTCGACAACAAGTAGGCATCTATGACAACTTTTTTGATATTGGTGGTCAATCACTCCTTCTCATTCAAGTTGGAAATAAAGTGCGAGAAATATTCAGCAGTCATATCTTAGTCACTGACTTGTTTAAGTATCCAACTATAAGTTCTTTGGCTAAATATTTAAGCCAAGAAAATAATGTAGAACAAACTGCGCTTGCCCCAATTAATGAGTTAGCCAAAAAGCAAAAAGAGGCTATCAAAAGACAAAAGCAACTCATAAAGCAGAAGAGGAAAGCAAATGTATAA